From Pseudoalteromonas viridis, the proteins below share one genomic window:
- a CDS encoding conjugal transfer protein TraG N-terminal domain-containing protein, translated as MWEIYSIGDSAFLEQVLNAVAMITGTGDFTSMVRIGLLIGVLMVSVQALMQGGRGINFQHVLVSWLVFATMFGPSTRVSIEDAYTGQVRVVDNVPIGVAAAGSTISTVGFQITRLFETAFSTPAMTEYGFASSLQSLIKVRKQVMDRSGLGDANRVAGSDIEQSWFNYIKECTLIGIDIGQKNLDQVLSDPNPMTAIRFDSRIYGTRIMLSGSSSDLDCTDAYSQLKLMTESTFIPRLKQVLSASLGTSSATDTDDVIRNALNNLGLASVNTQEYMTASVLLPIYEQSVTGKYMDDQAFTAAVMVNQAIEQRNTQWAAEQTLFQSIVRPMMTFFEGFIYAITPLMAFVIALGQIGMRMAGKYLLILLWIQLWMPVMAIINLYIHLTVAGKMSALDAFAGTEVPSFAGMMQMDSVLQTWIATGGMLASSVPAISLMLVYGSAITATHLAGRLQNGDAIDEKMASPDVAKNAPVMQSQSMFQNSALTGSAMTGASNLLSSFSVGNAVGSMVGSAKESMTQATQAFSRQVGNTMSRTFGEKLSYDNLSSVGRQIGSSNSASSAVVNQVTDDLQTRYGFGDDKKDAVRGLVSGVLSGGLRVGGDGTITNTGDKEVADKGFLGRLLGTGGNDSPQGNLPGVDKPESSRVPKISRLRAGLDLGGNFSGQVESSEGSSRSTTANTLTGEMQSLASSDSRRAEYRDAMVKDLSDSRRSGVEMSLSNQDYQSLQSSAQDVITASNRFSELDQASYSLSGQRNTDGATLTRLAADNPEVMDYLGRYMNQHVEAGNRLRENLPMYQRLLLDDNQAYVAAAMESLTYSNSSTPAERDNDYQAAMTVMAMATGADLRSIQPRSNEGLSSTAPTFGGTQSQVESGVLGGYEDAATVQTQFNAAQSAYQTNLSGVDGQLNAHQQQAQQAVVSDTSTYQSGLNREAGSQWRSRIMADDSGVSGAEMFFNSASAIGDFSGKHTDAALHTLNHFGEDYESYKEQALEDPSSRGFLHNATVASKSTWDGLKAAVDAGTSLENPLTAFNDAYSGSSSQYASEVNWGTKSEAMLAGAFGAAVNNRYGEFLEQYADDFKQEAYSEGQRMGLTPIQSQVFAQAFNEGLAGRVFNSEDSSSWSPEMLGLREQMLNEYRQKDESGAYIPDSVSEEDKAFVDKQIAVISNASLAGDYAQNNLIDIRAYNQASGRN; from the coding sequence ATGTGGGAAATCTATTCCATCGGGGATTCGGCTTTTTTAGAGCAGGTCTTGAACGCTGTCGCAATGATCACTGGTACAGGCGACTTTACTTCAATGGTTCGAATTGGCTTGCTCATTGGGGTATTGATGGTCTCTGTTCAGGCCTTAATGCAAGGTGGTCGTGGGATTAACTTTCAACATGTTTTAGTCTCATGGCTAGTCTTTGCAACCATGTTTGGGCCCAGTACCCGAGTGAGCATTGAGGATGCGTACACGGGACAAGTTCGAGTGGTTGATAATGTGCCCATCGGTGTTGCTGCCGCAGGCAGTACAATTTCGACTGTTGGCTTTCAAATCACACGATTGTTTGAAACGGCGTTCTCAACTCCCGCCATGACGGAATACGGCTTTGCATCCAGTTTACAGTCACTGATTAAAGTGAGAAAACAGGTGATGGATCGCTCTGGGTTGGGTGATGCAAATCGTGTCGCCGGTTCGGACATCGAGCAATCGTGGTTTAACTACATCAAAGAGTGCACCTTGATTGGTATCGACATTGGCCAAAAGAACCTCGATCAGGTGCTGAGTGATCCTAACCCGATGACTGCGATTAGGTTTGATTCGCGCATTTATGGCACTCGAATCATGCTCAGTGGTAGCAGTAGCGATCTGGACTGCACCGATGCCTACAGCCAACTGAAACTCATGACAGAATCAACCTTCATTCCAAGGCTTAAACAGGTTCTGTCGGCCTCATTGGGAACTTCGTCAGCAACGGATACTGATGACGTGATCCGAAATGCACTGAATAACCTTGGTTTGGCTTCGGTTAACACCCAAGAGTACATGACCGCGTCGGTGCTTTTGCCTATCTATGAGCAAAGCGTGACGGGCAAATATATGGATGATCAAGCTTTCACCGCCGCCGTTATGGTTAACCAAGCGATTGAGCAGCGCAATACGCAATGGGCGGCGGAGCAGACCCTGTTCCAAAGCATCGTTCGTCCGATGATGACGTTTTTTGAGGGGTTCATTTACGCCATCACCCCATTGATGGCCTTTGTGATTGCCCTTGGCCAAATCGGGATGCGAATGGCCGGGAAGTACTTGTTAATCCTGCTTTGGATTCAACTTTGGATGCCTGTCATGGCCATCATTAACCTGTATATTCATTTAACCGTTGCTGGGAAAATGTCGGCTCTTGATGCCTTTGCAGGTACAGAAGTGCCATCTTTTGCTGGGATGATGCAGATGGATTCAGTGCTGCAAACCTGGATAGCTACTGGCGGCATGTTGGCGTCGAGTGTTCCGGCGATTTCGCTCATGCTCGTGTATGGCTCAGCAATAACCGCTACCCACTTGGCTGGACGTCTTCAAAACGGTGATGCCATTGATGAAAAGATGGCAAGTCCAGATGTCGCGAAAAATGCCCCGGTGATGCAATCACAGTCAATGTTCCAAAATTCAGCCCTCACAGGTTCTGCAATGACCGGTGCGTCAAACTTACTAAGCAGTTTCTCTGTCGGAAATGCGGTGGGTTCAATGGTCGGTTCTGCAAAAGAATCCATGACTCAGGCAACTCAAGCCTTTAGCCGTCAAGTTGGCAATACCATGAGTCGAACTTTTGGTGAAAAGCTAAGTTACGACAACCTTTCTTCGGTTGGACGTCAGATCGGTTCTTCTAATTCCGCATCTAGCGCCGTTGTTAATCAGGTTACTGATGACCTGCAAACACGGTATGGTTTCGGAGACGATAAAAAAGACGCTGTACGTGGCTTGGTATCGGGCGTGTTATCGGGAGGCCTTAGGGTCGGTGGAGATGGAACCATTACAAATACCGGTGATAAAGAAGTAGCAGATAAAGGGTTCTTGGGAAGATTACTTGGTACAGGAGGGAATGACTCCCCACAAGGCAACCTACCAGGAGTGGATAAGCCTGAATCATCAAGAGTGCCAAAAATATCACGGTTACGAGCAGGCTTGGATTTAGGTGGTAACTTTAGTGGCCAAGTTGAGTCATCAGAGGGCAGTTCTCGGTCAACGACCGCAAATACGCTCACTGGGGAGATGCAAAGCTTGGCATCAAGTGATTCACGACGTGCTGAGTATCGCGATGCAATGGTTAAGGACCTTTCAGATTCAAGACGCTCTGGCGTTGAGATGTCGTTGTCTAATCAAGACTATCAGTCACTTCAGAGTTCAGCACAAGACGTTATCACGGCATCAAACCGCTTTAGTGAGCTTGATCAGGCCAGCTACAGTCTATCAGGACAAAGGAACACGGATGGTGCGACGTTAACTCGATTAGCAGCGGATAATCCTGAAGTCATGGATTATTTAGGTCGCTATATGAACCAGCATGTTGAAGCAGGTAACCGATTACGTGAAAACCTTCCAATGTATCAGCGCTTGCTACTTGATGATAATCAGGCGTATGTGGCCGCAGCTATGGAGTCTTTAACCTATAGCAACTCCTCGACGCCCGCTGAACGAGACAATGACTATCAAGCAGCAATGACTGTTATGGCCATGGCTACCGGAGCCGATTTACGATCTATTCAGCCACGCTCTAATGAAGGCTTGTCATCAACTGCACCTACTTTTGGTGGCACTCAAAGCCAAGTGGAATCGGGTGTATTGGGCGGCTACGAGGATGCTGCAACTGTTCAAACTCAGTTCAACGCAGCTCAATCAGCTTACCAAACTAATTTGTCTGGTGTTGATGGACAACTAAATGCGCATCAACAACAAGCCCAACAGGCCGTAGTTTCTGACACAAGTACCTATCAATCTGGACTAAACCGTGAAGCTGGCTCTCAGTGGCGATCTCGCATTATGGCTGATGATAGCGGAGTTTCTGGTGCTGAAATGTTCTTCAACAGCGCCAGTGCTATTGGTGACTTCAGTGGCAAGCATACTGATGCAGCACTGCATACCTTGAATCACTTTGGCGAAGACTATGAGAGTTACAAGGAGCAAGCACTTGAAGACCCTAGCTCACGAGGTTTCTTGCACAATGCAACGGTGGCCAGTAAATCAACCTGGGATGGCTTAAAAGCAGCCGTTGACGCCGGAACCTCTTTGGAAAACCCATTGACGGCGTTTAATGATGCATACAGTGGATCGAGTTCGCAGTATGCCTCCGAAGTAAACTGGGGTACTAAGTCTGAAGCCATGTTGGCTGGGGCATTCGGTGCGGCAGTTAACAATCGATATGGTGAGTTCTTAGAACAGTATGCCGATGATTTTAAACAGGAAGCATACAGCGAAGGGCAGAGAATGGGATTGACCCCGATTCAAAGTCAAGTGTTCGCTCAAGCTTTCAATGAAGGTTTGGCGGGGCGCGTTTTCAACTCTGAAGACTCATCGAGTTGGTCGCCTGAAATGCTTGGTCTAAGGGAGCAAATGCTAAATGAGTATCGTCAAAAAGATGAGAGCGGTGCTTACATCCCCGACAGTGTGTCCGAAGAAGATAAAGCATTTGTGGATAAGCAGATTGCAGTGATCTCAAATGCATCCCTTGCTGGAGATTATGCTCAGAACAACTTGATCGATATTAGGGCCTATAACCAGGCTTCAGGAAGGAACTAA